A region of the Pseudomonas sp. J452 genome:
TTCCTATTAAGGGCTTCAGCCATGCCTTTCGTAGTCACCGAAAGCTGTATCAATTGTAAATATACGGACTGTGTTTCCGTCTGCCCTGTCGATTGCTTCTATGAAGGCCCCAACTTTCTGGTCATAGATCCCAACGAATGCATCGACTGTGCCCTGTGCGAAACGGAATGTCCTGCCGATGCCATCTACGCGGCGCAATCGGTGCCCGCCGACCAGGCGCATTTCATCGAGCTCAACGCGGAATTGAGCCGTAGCTGGAAGCGCATCTCTAGCCGCCGGCCGCCGCTGCCGGGCGCCGACGATTGGAAGAGTGCGTCCAACAAGCTGGCGTTGCTGGAGCGCAGTGTCTGATCTACCTCTGGACTGCTCCCTTTGCCGCCAGCAAGCCCCGCGGCCTTTTTCAGCCAAACTTTTTTGCAGAAAATTGCCCCATGCCAGCCCGAATCGACCATATCTATGTCCACCCCGCCAGAGCAGTGTTCATGGCGATGGTCGATCTCGACCTGATCGTCATGAAATATGCCCAGTTGGGCGCGCGGAAGATCGCGGTCAAAGAGCATGCAACACGCTCCGATCAGGTCCACCTCAAAGTGTCTCGCCTACATCCCGCGCCCAGCGATCTG
Encoded here:
- the fdxA gene encoding ferredoxin FdxA, coding for MPFVVTESCINCKYTDCVSVCPVDCFYEGPNFLVIDPNECIDCALCETECPADAIYAAQSVPADQAHFIELNAELSRSWKRISSRRPPLPGADDWKSASNKLALLERSV